In a genomic window of Platichthys flesus chromosome 24, fPlaFle2.1, whole genome shotgun sequence:
- the LOC133949903 gene encoding carboxypeptidase Z-like — protein MCRKMSIMLRILLQLFALASCSPPRCDPRVRGLCKPTVQVKPKCTDVSLSYCDDMAYTHTMFPNILGHKSREDAEGGAEYLLMSVVESLLGGECNPDIRMLGCSVLAPRCESAKVLRPCRSTCEAVQKKCSHAFQGIEMAWPYFLDCDRFFTGDEEGCYDPLAGLKAEEDAEAVDGTEIPPLEDPLASLQFKYHTNPQMISILKKTEEQCPGIARTYSIGRSMEGRELLVIEFSNNPGQHELLEPEMKYIGNMHGNEVLGRQLLIYLAQYLCSEYLLGDERVQKLINTTRIHILPSMNPDGYEAAVSGLQDSSYGEEEEGQRYDTWNIGRSNAQNIDLNRNFPDLTSIVYSRRRQKTYRTDHVSIPDYYWFGKVAPETYAVMKWIRSIPFVLSANFHAGDLVVSYPFDLSKHPLERNLLSPAPDDQVFKFLAGGYANSHERMSNENANCGSSRDKSVKGIVNGAEWSSIAGSMQDFNYLHTNCLEVTVELGCDRFPPEEDLFIGWHENHDALLTFMELVHHGIKGIVQDEGGNPIKGARISIRGVRHDITTGETGEYWRLINPGSHIVGASAPGYTRVMKRVVLPRRMHTAGRVDFVLQKVPLEPDVQEEEATITTSYDRFDPYNQYERYTRAADLSQNREERSEKPWWWSYFVLPGRPAPTWLLQHY, from the exons ATGTGTCGGAAAATGAGCATCATGCTTCGGATCCTGCTGCAGTTGTTCGCCCTTGCTTCGTGTTCTCCTCCACGGTGTGACCCGAGAGTCCGAG GACTGTGCAAGCCGACCGTGCAAGTCAAAC CCAAATGCACCGATGTCTCCCTGTCCTACTGCGACGACATGGCCTACACCCACACCATGTTCCCCAACATCCTCGGCCACAAGAGCCGCGAGGACGCCGAGGGGGGGGCCGAGTACCTCCTCATGAGCGTGGTGGAGTCCCTGCTAGGCGGGGAGTGCAACCCCGATATCCGCATGCTGGGCTGCTCGGTGCTGGCCCCCCGCTGCGAGAGCGCCAAGGTGCTGAGGCCGTGTCGCAGCACCTGCGAGGCCGTGCAGAAGAAATGCAGCCACGCCTTCCAGGGGATAGAGATGGCATGGCCCTACTTCCTGGACTGTGACCGCTTCTTTACTGGTGATGAGGAAGGATGCTATGACCCACTGGCAGGGCTCAAGG CGGAGGAAGATGCTGAGGCTGTCGACGGCACGGAGATTCCTCCTCTGGAGGATCCCCTCGCCTCGCTGCAGTTCAAATATCACACCAATCCTCAGATGATCAGCATTTTGAAGAAAACCGAGGAGCAGTGCCCCGGCATCGCCAGGACCTACAGCATCGGACGCAGCATGGAGGGCCGGGAGCTGCTCGTCATCGAGTTCTCAAACAACCCAGGTCAACATGAGCTGC TGGAGCCGGAGATGAAGTACATTGGCAACATGCACGGGAATGAGGTCCTGGGCCGCCAGCTGCTGATCTACCTAGCTCAGTATCTGTGCTCGGAGTATCTGCTGGGCGACGAGCGCGTGCAGAAGCTCATCAACACCACCCGCATCCACATCCTGCCCTCCATGAACCCCGACGGGTACGAGGCGGCTGTCTCTGGACTCCAGGACAGTAGCTacggcgaggaggaggag GGTCAACGATACGATACCTGGAATATCGGTCGAAGCAACGCTCAGAACATCGACCTGAACAGAAACTTCCCCGATTTGACCTCAATCGTTTACAGCCGACGCAGACAAAAGACCTACCGAACTGACCACGTCTCAATCCCAGACTATTACTGGTTTGGTAAG GTTGCACCGGAGACGTACGCGGTGATGAAATGGATCCGCTCCATCCCCTTCGTGCTCTCGGCCAACTTCCACGCCGGGGACCTGGTGGTGTCGTATCCCTTCGATCTGTCCAAACACCCGCTGGAACGCAACCTCCTCTCCCCAGCACCGGACGATCAG gttTTTAAGTTTCTGGCCGGAGGATACGCAAACTCCCACGAGAGGATGTCCAACGAAAACGCCAACTGTGGATCGTCACGTGACAAGAGTGTGAAGGGAATCGTGAACGGAGCCGAGTGGTCCAGCATCGCAGGCA GTATGCAGGACTTCAACTACCTTCACACCAACTGCCTGGAGGTGACCGTGGAGCTGGGCTGTGATCGATTCCCCCCCGAGGAGGACCTGTTCATCGGCTGGCACGAGAACCACGACGCTCTGCTCACGTTCATGGAACTG GTCCATCATGGCATTAAGGGAATCGTACAAGATGAGGGGGGGAATCCAATAAAAGGTGCAAGGATTTCCATCAGAGGAGTACGACATGATATAACCACAG GTGAAACTGGAGAATACTGGCGCCTCATCAACCCCGGCAGCCACATCGTGGGCGCCTCAGCTCCAGGCTACACCAGGGTCATGAAGAGGGTGGTCCTGCCTCGTCGGATGCACACGGCGGGCCGGGTGGACTTCGTGCTGCAGAAGGTGCCGCTGGAGCCCGacgtgcaggaggaggaggccaccATCACGACCAGTTACGACCGCTTTGACCCTTACAACCAGTACGAGCGCTACACCAGGGCGGCTGACCTGAGCCAGAACCGCGAGGAGAGGTCAGAGAAGCCCTGGTGGTGGAGCTACTTTGTCCTGCCAGGTCGGCCCGCCCCCACCTGGCTGCTACAGCACTACTAG
- the LOC133949552 gene encoding G-protein coupled receptor 26-like, which yields MDFADIIFALFIVVVAVVSLLSNLLVLLCFVHSTEIRRQVPGVFTMNLSFCNILITVLNMPATLVGIVRNQQPFGDCVCHAVSFLETFLTANTMLSMAALSIDRWIAVVFPLSYSTKMRYKDALIMVCYSWLHSFTFSLTALLFSWADYSDVYASCTLQPRDRGSDRIKFTIFTVVFHATSFMLSLLILCFTYLKVLKVARFHCKRIDIITMQTLFLLVDIHPSVKQRCLTEQKRRKQRATKKISIFIGSFIICFAPYVITRLAELLPFVDVNRHWGIISKCLTYSKAASDPFAYSLLRQQYKKVLVSVVNRLLRRDLYPSSGHNSSLDTESDYCLQRIS from the exons ATGGACTTTGCTGACATTATCTTCGCTTTGTTCATCGTCGTGGTCGCGGTCGTGTCGCTGTTGTCCAACTTGTTGGTGCTGCTATGTTTCGTGCACAGCACCGAGATCCGCCGACAGGTGCCCGGTGTCTTCACCATGAACTTGTCCTTCTGCAACATCCTCATCACTGTGCTCAACATGCCCGCCACTCTGGTCGGGATCGTGCGGAACCAGCAGCCTTTCGGGGACTGCGTGTGCCACGCGGTGAGCTTCCTGGAGACTTTCCTCACCGCCAACACCATGCTGAGCATGGCCGCCCTCAGCATCGACCGCTGGATCGCGGTGGTCTTCCCGCTCAGTTACTCCACTAAGATGCGCTACAAGGACGCGCTGATCATGGTGTGCTACTCCTGGCTCCACTCCTTCACCTTCTCCCTCACGGCGCTGCTCTTCTCCTGGGCCGACTACAGCGACGTGTACGCGTCGTGCACCCTGCAGCCGAGGGACCGGGGCAGCGATAGGATTAAGTTCACAATCTTCACGGTGGTTTTCCACGCCACCAGCTTCATGCTGTCCCTGCTCATCCTCTGCTTCACCTACCTGAAGGTGCTGAAAGTCGCCAGGTTCCACTGCAAGAGGATTGACATAATCACCATGCAGACTCTCTTCCTGCTGGTCGACATCCACCCCAG CGTGAAGCAGAGATGTTTAACAGAGCAAAAGAGGAGAAAGCAAAGAGCCACCAAGAAGATCAGCATCTTCATCGGCTCATTCATCATCTGCTTTGCTCCTTATGTAATTACAAG GTTGGCTGAGCTTCTACCTTTCGTGGACGTCAACCGCCACTGGGGAATCATCAGTAAGTGCCTCACATACAGCAAGGCGGCGTCCGACCCCTTCGCCTACTCCCTCCTACGTCAGCAGTACAAGAAGGTCCTGGTGTCCGTGGTCAACAGGCTGCTCCGGCGCGACCTCTACCCTTCATCCGGCCACAACAGCTCTCTGGACACAGAGAGCGACTACTGTCTCCAGAGGATCAGCTAA